A single Vicia villosa cultivar HV-30 ecotype Madison, WI unplaced genomic scaffold, Vvil1.0 ctg.000449F_1_1, whole genome shotgun sequence DNA region contains:
- the LOC131628378 gene encoding uncharacterized protein LOC131628378 gives MAQLECLSLENRLFHVSKSHRLDGQLPSIGEMKPLFQDNALLRNVYQHAYRLALFFQVIDHINPSEQAADPSLKTTDPQLWLRLDAVILQWIYGTISNDLLNTIIEHSSTAEIAWNLLFDIFYDNKNSRALYLEQEFSQTHMEQFSDASSYCQHLKYLSDQLANVDAPVSNERLVLQLISGLTDAYAFVGSQICHADSLPQFYKACSMIILEETTLEKKVSSSFENSSFMATHNDASVNSSASHPNRDNNSNHNRGGRNNGRGQRG, from the exons ATGGCACAACTTGAGTGTTTGTCATTAGAAAACCGGTTGTTTCATGTgagtaagtctcaccgtttagatgggcaaTTACCAAGTATTGGGGAGATGAAGCCATTGTTTCAG GATAATGCTCTATTGCGCAATGTTTACCAACATGCTTACAGACTTGCATTGT TTTTTCAAGTGATTGATCATATCAATCCCTCTGAACAAGCCGCAGATCCCTCTCTCAAAACTACCGATCCACAGTTATGGCTTCGTCTCGACGCCGTCATTTTGCAGTGGATATACGGAACAATCTCCAATGATCTTCTCAACACTATCATCGAACATAGTTCCACAGCTGAAATCGCGTGGAATCTCTTATTCGACATCTTTTATGATAACAAGAATTCTAGGGCTCTCTACCTAGAGCAAGAATTTTCGCAAACTCATATGGAGCAATTCTCTGATGCTTCCTCCTACTGTCAGCATCTCAAATATCTCTCTGATCAACTCGCTAATGTTGATGCCCCTGTATCGAATGAACGTTTAGTTCTTCAACTCATTTCGGGACTAACCGATGCATATGCGTTTGTGGGATCTCAAATTTGTCATGCTGATTCACTTCCTCAGTTCTATAAAGCTTGTTCCATGATCATTTTGGAAGAAACAACACTGGAGAAAAAGGTGTCAAGCTCATTCGAAAATTCATCTTTCATGGCGACTCACAATGACGCATCAGTTAATTCATCGGCATCCCATCCTAACCGCGATAACAACAGCAACCACAACCGTGGTGGCCGAAACAATGGCAGAGGACAGCGTGGATGA